The genome window CAGAAGAAAAAATCAAGAGCAATTATTCTGTTTCTACCAGTTGCCAGGATGGTCCGATCTCGCTGGTTGTATGGAAAGTAGTGTCATCATTCGGATACAGGAATCTGCGCGAGGTTGTGAAAACATAGAAACAGTTGATTGTGATGTTGTTGCCTGATCCGACCGGTCGTTCTACTGTCTTGGGCAGGGTCATGATCGTATAGTTGTTCCCCCAGGGATCTGTCATGTTTTTCTCAAGATACATGGGGCAGAGATCATTGATATTCTGCGGCCATTTCTGATAATTGA of Candidatus Wallbacteria bacterium contains these proteins:
- a CDS encoding prepilin-type N-terminal cleavage/methylation domain-containing protein, which encodes MLVLWKSATDKAFTLVEMMIAIVIISIMSAIAYPYYLTTVHEASQRRAYNDFKTIGNAAINYHLNYQKWPQNINDLCPMYLEKNMTDPWGNNYTIMTLPKTVERPVGSGNNITINCFYVFTTSRRFLYPNDDTTFHTTSEIGPSWQLVETE